In Microbacterium pumilum, the following proteins share a genomic window:
- a CDS encoding alpha/beta fold hydrolase, with protein sequence MGTTEADAVQDIRFARSADGVGIAYAVHGSGPPLLIDACWLSHLQFDWQSPVWRHFLVELGRVATVIRYDERGHGLSDRGVTDHSLQARVADLEAVADDAGFDRFALMAMAQGGPVAIEYAVRHPARLTRLIFYASHAGVPQGASQDQLELDEAFQSLIKVGWARPTSEFRRVFTSMMIPDGTEEQMKWIDDLQVMAVDAETAALARSQRQLTDSSDRLPELDLPTLVVHSRGDRMVDFARARHLASNIAGARLVALDSENHIVLADEPAWPVFLREVTDFLAPDRVSGGVESTAEDVTDVLSPRELDILRLAAEGLDNDAIAGELVLSVRTVERHLQNAYAKLGLQGRTARTAAVARLLSHT encoded by the coding sequence GTGGGCACGACCGAGGCGGACGCGGTGCAGGACATCCGCTTCGCGCGCTCGGCCGACGGCGTCGGGATCGCCTACGCCGTTCACGGCTCGGGACCGCCGCTGCTGATCGACGCGTGCTGGCTGAGCCACCTCCAGTTCGACTGGCAGAGCCCGGTGTGGCGTCACTTCCTGGTCGAGCTCGGTCGAGTCGCCACCGTCATCCGGTATGACGAGCGCGGACACGGTCTGTCGGACCGCGGTGTCACGGATCACAGCCTGCAGGCTCGGGTCGCGGATCTCGAGGCTGTCGCCGACGACGCGGGATTCGACCGATTCGCCCTGATGGCGATGGCGCAGGGCGGGCCGGTGGCGATCGAGTACGCCGTGCGGCATCCAGCGCGACTCACGCGCCTGATCTTCTACGCAAGCCACGCCGGAGTGCCCCAGGGGGCGTCGCAGGACCAGCTCGAGCTGGATGAGGCGTTCCAGTCGCTGATCAAGGTGGGCTGGGCGCGGCCGACATCCGAGTTCCGTCGCGTCTTCACGAGCATGATGATCCCCGACGGCACCGAAGAGCAGATGAAGTGGATCGACGACCTGCAGGTGATGGCCGTCGATGCGGAGACTGCGGCGCTCGCCCGGTCGCAACGCCAGTTGACCGACTCGAGTGACCGCCTGCCCGAGCTCGACCTGCCGACGCTCGTGGTGCACAGTCGGGGCGACCGCATGGTCGACTTCGCGCGCGCACGGCACCTGGCATCCAATATCGCGGGCGCGCGACTTGTGGCGCTCGACAGCGAGAACCACATCGTGCTGGCGGATGAGCCCGCGTGGCCCGTGTTCCTCCGCGAGGTGACGGACTTCCTCGCGCCTGACCGCGTCTCCGGCGGCGTGGAGTCGACCGCCGAGGATGTCACGGACGTGCTGTCGCCGCGTGAGCTCGACATCCTGCGGCTTGCCGCCGAAGGCCTCGACAACGATGCCATCGCGGGCGAGCTGGTGCTGTCGGTGCGAACCGTGGAGCGGCACCTGCAGAATGCGTACGCCAAGCTCGGACTGCAGGGCCGGACTGCGCGCACGGCGGCGGTCGCGCGGCTGCTCTCGCACACCTGA
- a CDS encoding class I SAM-dependent methyltransferase has protein sequence MSTTTTTSPRITATPEDRALKAKHAAMWASGSYRTVVEDVVGSLGGILVDTVDVRPGQRVLDVAAGTGTSAIPAARRGADVVATDLTPELLDVGRAATAAEGLDITWQTADAEALPFADAEFDVVLSSIGVMFAPHHQLAADELVRVTRSGGTIGVLSWTPEGFIGQMFAAMKPYAPAPPPGASPAPLWGRADHVRALFGDEVTDLVARQQALRVERFADGAEFRDFFKANYGPTIAVYRFLADDPEKVAALDADLAALGDRFLADGAMAWEYLLVTGRRS, from the coding sequence ATGTCCACCACAACCACCACCTCGCCGCGGATCACGGCGACGCCCGAAGACCGGGCGCTGAAGGCCAAGCACGCCGCCATGTGGGCGAGCGGCAGCTACCGCACCGTCGTCGAGGATGTCGTCGGCTCGCTCGGCGGCATCCTCGTCGACACCGTCGACGTGCGGCCGGGACAGCGTGTACTCGACGTCGCCGCCGGCACCGGAACGTCGGCCATTCCGGCCGCGCGTCGGGGCGCCGACGTGGTCGCGACCGACCTGACACCCGAGCTGCTCGACGTGGGCCGCGCGGCGACTGCCGCCGAGGGCCTCGACATCACGTGGCAGACCGCGGACGCCGAGGCGCTCCCTTTCGCCGATGCCGAGTTCGATGTCGTGCTGTCGAGCATCGGCGTGATGTTCGCGCCTCACCATCAGCTCGCCGCGGATGAGCTCGTGCGTGTCACGCGCTCGGGCGGCACGATCGGCGTGCTCAGTTGGACACCGGAAGGCTTCATCGGCCAGATGTTCGCCGCCATGAAGCCCTACGCGCCGGCGCCGCCTCCCGGAGCATCGCCGGCGCCGCTGTGGGGTCGCGCCGACCACGTGCGCGCACTGTTCGGCGACGAGGTGACCGACCTCGTGGCCCGCCAACAGGCACTGCGTGTGGAGCGGTTCGCCGACGGCGCGGAGTTCCGCGACTTCTTCAAGGCCAACTACGGCCCGACGATTGCGGTATACCGCTTCCTCGCGGACGACCCCGAGAAGGTCGCCGCACTCGACGCCGACCTCGCCGCGCTGGGTGACCGGTTCCTCGCGGACGGCGCAATGGCCTGGGAGTACCTGCTGGTGACGGGTCGGCGCAGCTGA
- a CDS encoding heme-binding protein produces the protein MPTVTLEDARRVIAAAEKKADEIGQPMNIAVVDSGGNLVAHVRQDGAWIGSVNISINKAWTSRAFDITTKDLGDNSQPTQQFFGIHTTNGGKVAIFAGGIPLSRDGEVVGAVGVSGGSGEQDHSVAEAGAAAF, from the coding sequence ATGCCCACCGTCACCCTCGAAGACGCTCGTCGCGTCATCGCCGCCGCCGAGAAGAAGGCCGACGAGATCGGTCAGCCCATGAACATCGCCGTCGTCGACTCCGGGGGAAACCTCGTCGCCCATGTGCGCCAAGACGGCGCCTGGATCGGCAGCGTCAACATCTCGATCAACAAGGCCTGGACCTCGAGAGCCTTCGACATCACCACCAAGGACCTCGGCGACAACTCGCAGCCTACGCAGCAGTTCTTCGGCATCCACACCACCAACGGCGGCAAGGTCGCGATCTTCGCGGGCGGCATCCCGCTCTCTCGCGACGGTGAGGTCGTCGGCGCCGTCGGGGTGAGCGGCGGGTCGGGCGAACAGGACCACTCGGTGGCCGAAGCAGGAGCCGCCGCCTTCTAG
- the fdhA gene encoding formaldehyde dehydrogenase, glutathione-independent, whose product MSGNRAVAYKGPGVVEVIDTPYPEFELKDGPGVNPANIGRKVPHGAILRTVSTNICGSDQHMVRGRTTAPEGLVLGHEITGEVIDVGPDVEFIKVGDIVSVPFNIACGRCRNCKEGKTGICLNVNPDRPGSAYGYVDMGGWVGGQAEFVLVPYADWNLLKFPDRDQALEKILDLTMLSDIFPTGFHGAYTAGVAPGSTVYIAGAGPVGLAAAVGAQLLGAAVVIIGDLNAERLAQARSFGCETVDVSTGEPKDQIEQIIGVPEVDCGVDAVGFEARGHGSDAAHEAPATVLNSLMEITAAGGGLGIPGLYVTGDPGGIDDAAKVGSLSIRLGLGWAKSLSFTTGQCPVMRYNRQLMMAILHDKVQIAKAVNATAISLDEAPQGYADFDQGAARKFVLNPNGYIKAA is encoded by the coding sequence ATGTCGGGGAACAGAGCTGTGGCCTACAAGGGCCCGGGCGTGGTCGAGGTCATCGATACGCCGTATCCGGAGTTCGAGCTGAAGGACGGCCCAGGGGTCAATCCCGCGAACATCGGTCGCAAGGTCCCGCACGGCGCCATCCTTCGCACGGTCAGCACCAATATCTGCGGGTCGGACCAGCACATGGTCCGCGGGCGCACCACCGCGCCCGAGGGGCTGGTGCTGGGGCACGAGATCACCGGCGAGGTGATCGACGTCGGCCCGGACGTCGAGTTCATCAAGGTGGGCGACATCGTCTCGGTGCCGTTCAACATCGCCTGCGGACGATGCCGCAACTGCAAAGAGGGCAAGACCGGCATCTGCCTGAACGTCAATCCGGATCGGCCCGGGAGCGCGTACGGATACGTCGACATGGGGGGCTGGGTCGGCGGTCAGGCGGAGTTCGTCCTCGTGCCGTACGCCGACTGGAATCTTCTGAAGTTCCCGGACCGCGACCAGGCACTGGAGAAGATCCTCGACCTGACCATGCTGTCCGACATCTTCCCCACGGGGTTCCACGGCGCCTACACCGCCGGCGTGGCTCCCGGTTCGACGGTGTACATCGCGGGTGCGGGCCCGGTCGGACTCGCCGCAGCGGTCGGTGCGCAGCTGCTCGGTGCCGCCGTCGTCATCATCGGCGATCTGAACGCAGAGCGGCTCGCGCAGGCGCGCTCGTTCGGCTGCGAGACGGTGGACGTGTCCACCGGCGAACCCAAAGACCAGATCGAGCAGATCATCGGCGTTCCCGAGGTCGACTGCGGCGTGGATGCGGTCGGCTTCGAGGCACGAGGACACGGATCGGATGCCGCGCACGAGGCGCCGGCGACGGTGCTCAACTCGCTGATGGAGATCACCGCCGCGGGCGGTGGCCTCGGCATCCCCGGTCTTTATGTCACGGGCGACCCTGGCGGTATCGACGACGCCGCGAAGGTCGGATCCCTGTCGATCCGCCTCGGACTCGGCTGGGCCAAGTCGCTGTCGTTCACCACCGGGCAGTGTCCCGTGATGCGCTACAACCGTCAGCTCATGATGGCGATCCTGCACGACAAGGTGCAGATCGCGAAGGCCGTGAACGCGACCGCGATCTCGCTCGATGAGGCTCCGCAGGGGTATGCGGACTTCGACCAGGGCGCAGCACGCAAGTTCGTCCTCAACCCGAATGGGTACATCAAGGCGGCCTGA
- a CDS encoding glycosyl hydrolase, with the protein MSTVDDHLRNLQDPPIEFRPELRWWLAEGLHTDETLRFEIDAAHRLGFGGMEFLAMDEAAIDHSRYGWGSEEWVHDSAIVVEETTARGMSVSFTSGTNWSNANVPTIDADHPAAAKELNFIVESVRRGAGRDGALPRIDLDEDRAVGMLPGHRIAPRQQHFVAAVAAPVVSEGASGAVIDVDGIVDLTASVVDDTLAWEPADDRDWRLFVFWWHGTGQTASPSASVNYTVSYVDRDGADAVIEYWRDIVLTPALREQIDRNPRAQMYMDSLELTTWGAGGMFWGHSVAEEFRTRRGYEIRPWLPFLTRQIMMMAAATTYLYEPTAEHATTVAKVRHDYVQTLTDLYIENMLRPFAQFLHENGMLLRSEISYGLPFELTRPGPEVDGIETESLEFGSQIDAYRLLAGPAHLFGKQYSSETGATTRNHMLDHRFYDQIIATQLAAGVTKTVLHGWASTAGAEDTTQWPGHEGMWSMFSERFDLRQPASEFYPLWNRAIGRFQYLLRQGRPRIDVGILRTDHFVDNLSGMVFHDGNGERVPDEDAYGQWWMRNRENHWWQDLGMQDAGWSYDFFDPSLLLHEDVTFGDGVVQPDGPGYQALIVYQEALDAAAAALLLDWAQQGLRVLIVNGARELKLLLTRDYTTHDRAASQTPGLDGRDDELEATMRQLRALPGVAAIDDPVKTVSALRGLGVVGRAEFVDDNQSVLTYLREDGDLLHLYAYNFLYETGEPTTVEVMLPGEGFVHRIDVWSGDAAPHHGVRIADGRTVLSVRLAPGETALFTVDRSTPTVESAPDDLWEATSIDEWSISVESWDAGEPVVLREDRGLGYETREARPTTAVTLIRSASTALASWQDLPDVGPEVSGVGEYFAVFELNARPDGGARVLLDLGSTNGGLGSVVVNGGEARGFDTSHPLVDITDAVRAGRNDLTVRVASSLNNRLIARGYYETFHDIALGFLGQEGYHATRVRPHGLVGPVRVLRTG; encoded by the coding sequence ATGTCGACTGTCGATGACCACCTGCGAAACCTGCAGGACCCGCCCATCGAGTTCCGACCGGAGCTGCGCTGGTGGCTCGCGGAAGGACTGCACACCGACGAGACGCTGCGCTTCGAGATCGACGCCGCGCACCGGCTCGGCTTCGGCGGCATGGAGTTCCTCGCGATGGATGAGGCCGCCATCGATCACAGCCGGTACGGCTGGGGATCGGAGGAATGGGTGCACGACTCGGCGATCGTGGTCGAAGAGACGACGGCGCGCGGGATGTCGGTGAGCTTCACATCGGGCACCAACTGGTCGAACGCCAACGTGCCGACCATCGACGCCGACCACCCGGCAGCCGCGAAGGAGCTCAACTTCATCGTCGAGTCCGTGCGCCGAGGCGCCGGCCGCGATGGCGCGCTCCCCCGGATCGACCTCGACGAAGATCGTGCGGTCGGGATGCTGCCCGGCCATCGCATCGCACCGAGACAGCAGCACTTCGTGGCGGCCGTCGCCGCTCCCGTGGTATCCGAAGGGGCGTCCGGCGCGGTGATCGACGTCGACGGGATCGTCGACCTGACGGCATCCGTCGTCGATGACACGCTCGCGTGGGAGCCCGCCGACGACCGCGACTGGCGACTGTTCGTCTTCTGGTGGCACGGCACCGGGCAGACGGCGTCTCCTTCTGCGAGCGTGAACTACACCGTCAGCTACGTCGATCGCGACGGCGCAGACGCCGTCATCGAGTACTGGCGCGACATCGTGCTCACGCCGGCACTGCGCGAGCAGATCGACCGCAATCCGCGGGCGCAGATGTACATGGACTCGCTGGAACTGACGACGTGGGGCGCCGGCGGGATGTTCTGGGGGCACTCCGTCGCGGAGGAGTTCCGCACCCGCAGGGGCTACGAGATCCGCCCCTGGCTGCCGTTCCTCACGCGGCAGATCATGATGATGGCCGCCGCCACGACGTACCTCTACGAGCCGACCGCCGAGCACGCCACGACGGTCGCGAAGGTGCGGCACGACTACGTGCAGACGCTCACCGACCTCTACATCGAGAACATGCTGCGTCCGTTCGCGCAGTTCCTCCACGAGAACGGGATGCTGCTGCGCTCCGAGATCAGCTACGGCCTGCCGTTCGAGCTCACCCGCCCCGGGCCAGAGGTCGACGGCATCGAGACGGAGTCGCTCGAGTTCGGATCGCAGATCGACGCATACCGGCTGCTCGCGGGCCCCGCTCACCTGTTCGGCAAGCAGTACTCGTCGGAGACCGGGGCGACGACGCGAAATCACATGCTCGACCACCGCTTCTACGACCAGATCATCGCGACGCAGCTCGCGGCCGGCGTCACCAAGACCGTGCTGCACGGGTGGGCGAGCACCGCCGGTGCCGAGGACACGACGCAGTGGCCGGGCCACGAGGGGATGTGGTCGATGTTCTCGGAGCGGTTCGACCTGCGTCAGCCCGCGAGCGAGTTCTACCCGCTGTGGAACCGGGCGATCGGCCGGTTCCAGTACCTCCTGCGTCAAGGGCGGCCGCGCATCGATGTCGGGATCCTCCGCACCGACCACTTCGTCGACAACCTCTCGGGGATGGTGTTCCACGACGGGAACGGCGAGCGGGTGCCAGACGAGGACGCCTACGGGCAATGGTGGATGCGCAACCGCGAGAACCACTGGTGGCAGGACCTGGGGATGCAGGATGCCGGCTGGAGCTACGACTTCTTCGACCCGAGCCTCCTCCTCCACGAGGACGTGACCTTCGGCGACGGGGTTGTGCAGCCGGACGGGCCGGGCTATCAGGCTCTGATCGTCTACCAGGAGGCGCTCGATGCGGCAGCCGCAGCCCTGCTGCTGGACTGGGCACAGCAGGGGCTCCGGGTGCTCATCGTCAACGGGGCGCGCGAACTCAAGCTGCTGCTGACGCGCGATTACACGACGCATGACCGCGCCGCCTCGCAGACGCCCGGCCTCGACGGCCGCGACGACGAACTCGAGGCGACGATGCGGCAGCTGCGCGCTCTGCCCGGCGTCGCCGCGATCGACGACCCGGTCAAGACGGTCAGCGCCCTTCGTGGCCTCGGCGTCGTCGGACGGGCCGAGTTCGTGGACGACAACCAGAGTGTGCTGACGTATCTGCGCGAGGACGGGGACCTGCTGCATCTGTACGCGTACAACTTCCTCTACGAGACGGGCGAGCCGACGACGGTCGAGGTGATGCTCCCGGGCGAGGGCTTCGTCCATCGGATCGACGTTTGGAGCGGGGATGCCGCACCGCACCACGGAGTGCGCATCGCCGACGGACGGACGGTGCTGAGCGTGCGGCTCGCACCTGGGGAGACCGCTCTGTTCACGGTCGATCGCTCCACGCCGACGGTGGAATCCGCCCCGGATGATCTCTGGGAGGCCACGAGCATCGACGAGTGGAGCATCAGCGTCGAGAGCTGGGATGCGGGCGAGCCGGTCGTGCTCCGCGAGGATCGCGGCCTCGGGTACGAGACACGGGAGGCGCGCCCGACGACCGCGGTGACCCTCATCCGCTCAGCGAGCACCGCGCTCGCGTCATGGCAGGACCTGCCGGATGTGGGTCCCGAGGTGTCGGGCGTCGGTGAGTACTTTGCGGTGTTCGAGCTCAACGCTCGGCCGGACGGCGGTGCGCGAGTGCTGCTCGACCTGGGATCGACGAACGGCGGACTCGGCTCGGTCGTCGTGAACGGCGGGGAGGCGCGCGGGTTCGACACGTCGCATCCCCTCGTCGACATCACGGATGCGGTCCGTGCCGGGCGGAACGACCTCACCGTTCGCGTCGCGAGTTCGCTCAACAACCGCCTGATCGCGCGCGGCTACTACGAGACGTTCCACGACATCGCCCTCGGATTCCTCGGTCAGGAGGGATACCACGCCACGCGCGTTCGACCACACGGGCTCGTCGGACCAGTCCGCGTGCTGCGCACGGGCTGA